A DNA window from Pseudomonas resinovorans NBRC 106553 contains the following coding sequences:
- a CDS encoding MFS transporter, whose translation MNPEARIIRTLTLRLIPFLILLYLVAFIDRSAVGFAKLHMNADIGISDMAYGFGAGLFFIGYFIFEVPSNLLLERYGARRWFARILITWGAITVGMALVQGAYSFYAMRFLLGAAEAGFFPGVLYYITRWYPVRHRGKVLGFFILSQPIALMITGPLAGALLGMNGIAGLAGWQWLFIVIGVPAILLAWPTLRILPDTPKDARWLSEPDRQWLLAELDRDRKEYGQTEHTNPLRALTDRRVLLLALLYLPSTLSTYGLGLWLPTLVHQFGGSDLTTGFISAVPYIFGVIGLLIVPRSSDRMNDRYGHLTVLYILGSAGLFLSAWLGAPLLQLMALCLTAFSLFSVTAIFWVLPGRILTGASAAAGIALINSFGNLGGYIGPFGIGALKEYTGTLSSGLYFLSAVMISGVLLTWIVYNQLERKSAAARPTALEQAS comes from the coding sequence ATGAATCCGGAAGCTCGGATCATTCGTACGCTCACGCTCAGGTTGATTCCCTTCCTGATCCTGCTTTACCTCGTCGCCTTCATCGACCGCTCCGCCGTGGGCTTCGCCAAGTTGCACATGAATGCCGACATCGGCATCAGCGACATGGCTTACGGATTCGGCGCCGGCCTGTTCTTCATCGGCTATTTCATCTTCGAAGTCCCCAGCAACCTGCTGCTCGAGCGCTACGGCGCGCGGCGCTGGTTCGCCCGCATCCTCATCACCTGGGGCGCGATTACCGTGGGCATGGCCCTGGTGCAGGGGGCCTACAGCTTCTACGCCATGCGCTTCCTGCTGGGGGCGGCCGAGGCGGGCTTCTTCCCCGGGGTGCTCTACTACATCACCCGCTGGTACCCGGTGCGCCATCGCGGCAAGGTGCTCGGCTTCTTCATCCTCTCCCAGCCCATCGCCCTGATGATCACCGGCCCCCTGGCGGGCGCGCTGCTGGGCATGAACGGCATCGCCGGGCTCGCCGGTTGGCAATGGCTGTTCATTGTCATCGGTGTGCCGGCCATCCTGCTGGCCTGGCCGACCCTGCGCATCCTGCCGGACACGCCGAAGGACGCCCGCTGGCTCAGCGAACCCGACCGTCAATGGCTGCTGGCCGAACTGGACCGCGACCGCAAGGAATACGGCCAGACCGAGCACACCAACCCGCTGCGCGCCCTGACCGATCGCCGCGTGCTGCTGCTGGCCTTGCTGTACCTGCCGAGCACCCTCAGCACCTATGGCCTGGGCCTGTGGCTGCCGACCCTGGTGCACCAGTTCGGCGGCAGCGACCTGACCACCGGGTTCATCTCTGCCGTTCCGTACATCTTCGGGGTGATCGGCCTGCTGATCGTGCCGCGCAGCTCGGACCGCATGAACGACCGCTACGGCCACCTGACGGTGCTCTACATCCTGGGTTCCGCTGGCCTGTTCCTGAGCGCCTGGCTGGGTGCGCCGCTGTTGCAGCTGATGGCCCTGTGCCTGACCGCGTTCAGCCTGTTCTCGGTCACCGCCATCTTCTGGGTGCTGCCGGGCCGCATCCTCACCGGCGCCAGCGCCGCGGCGGGCATCGCCCTGATCAACTCCTTCGGCAACCTGGGCGGCTACATCGGCCCGTTCGGGATCGGCGCGCTCAAGGAGTACACCGGCACCCTGTCCTCCGGCCTGTACTTCCTCTCCGCCGTGATGATCAGCGGCGTGCTGCTGACCTGGATCGTTTACAACCAACTGGAAAGGAAGTCCGCCGCCGCGCGCCCCACGGCGCTAGAGCAGGCTTCCTGA